Below is a window of Dictyostelium discoideum AX4 chromosome 1 chromosome, whole genome shotgun sequence DNA.
atttatatttatttggtattaaatcattatgaTTCCTTaatatactattatttatatcctTTACATCCGATACGAAATCCAATCCACCAATTTGCCAATCACCACCTTTATTAACAAATATACTACTACTTTGAATATTACCATGTGTTAAattacatttattatttaaaaatgataatccttcctgaaaaaaaaaaaaaaaaaaaattaagttaAAATATaagttaataaataaacataatATGCTTATATGTTTATATGTTTATAATTGAATATACATTACAGTTACTTGATATAAACCCCATGAAATtgcattttcaaaatttctAATATCTTCTAAAAGTTCATCTAATAGTTGAATAGGTTCTGTAACAATGTAAATATTAGTTTCAGTTTCTAAACCATCTAAATACTTTAAAACATTTGGATGACGAGTAGTTTTTGCACGTTTGAAACCATTCTTTGCAACTTCTAATTTTGATGGGTTCTTTTTAATATCGAAACTAAATATTGATACTGCACTTCCATCTTCTTTCTTTGTACCTGAATGTAATGTCCAAATTGATTTCCCAACATATCCTGTCACAATCGGTCCTATATTATATGGGAATGATTGTGATGCTGTTAAGTTTTGTCccattaatttaaatatatacatttttttttatttgaaattgtttgaTCGATTttaacaatcaaaaaaaaaaaaaaaaaaaaaaaaaaaaaaaaagaaatgtaataaataaaaaaaaaaggatggagcaaaattaaaatgtattaaaaaaacaccttgcaaaatttttgaaaagtttttttttttttttttttttttttttttttttttttttaaaaaaaaaaaaaaaaacaattaacctgttatttatattgaaatttatttttaattaaaaaaaatttataattgtttaaattaatttttgccTGATTTAttactaatttattattttattattatcatttatttatttctttgaaaACTTAGGATTGGAAACTTAGTTTCAGAATTATTCTTcaccaaatattaaataaaaaccattacaaaaaaaaataaaaaattaaaataaaaaatcctttttaatgatttttagattattattatttgttttttttttttttttaattaaaaattcacttttttattttttttttttttattttttttattatttttataatttcattacgatttttgtttttcaaaaattattacacAAAGATGAACGACAACAatgacaacaacaacaataacaaaaatatagataatgtggatgatgataatgatgataatgataaaggAAAATATAAAGgaaatgaattttcaatattagaaaaaagtttaaataaattattaaataacgTAGagacttttaaaaattataataatcaaatgattgaatcaaataataaaacagtGGATTTTGTTCATTCAagattcaataaataatttttttttttttttcatttacttgatttttattaattttaagaatataaaaataaaaataaaaataaaaataaaaataaaaatagaaatagaaataaaatttatttttaaaagtaataaagTAAGTTTcatttgttaataattttatttttattttttattttttcattcttcctaaaaattccaaaaatattaatgttaattcttaatttgtaataattgtaGAAAGTTTGGTTCAGAAGAGGggtgtaataataaaaaattgaaatttataatcaatcaatcGATCAAAAcatttcattatcaaataaataatcaatttcacACCCATACACACACTTACACACACATGAATATaatacaaattaataaatggttactttaattatatttttaattagattatttttaattagattattttattgagattatataaatttttaattttataaaatatgtTTAAATCACCAACATTTTCCGGTAACTGATAgtttgaatcatttaaataatttgataatataGATCTTGTAATTTTCCCACCCATTGGTATTGGTAGTTCaagaataattataattttacttAAAAAAGTAGATggattaaaatcatttgaaattataaaattaatttcattttttaattgatctaTTTCAATATGATGATCACCagcattttttaaaaccaataatgcaactaattgatttaaattggatGTAAAAATTTCAGCATCAAAgtgaaaagtaattttatgGGGCTGGTcgcttctttttttttcacattaaatacaaaattccaaaaaattgattattatatataGATTAATAAAAGGttactttaattttatttttttatttttaattaaattattttattaagatattattattgtttacaTAAATTCTTGAtgttataaaataatttcaaatcacCAATATTTTCAggtaattgataatttgaattatttataaattttgataTGACAGATCTTATAATTTTCCCATTAATTGATATTGGTAATTCAggaataattataattttacttAAAGAAGTAGATggattaaaatcatttgaaattattaaattaatttcattttttagaTGATTCATATcaatatgatgatgatcatcagcattttttaaaaccaataatgcaactaattgatttaaattttcaagaGCAAATGAACAACATTCTAAAACTAATggatgttttaaaattgaactttcaattttatttaatataattgattttccATCATTTAAAGTTAATTGATCTTCTATTCTTGAAATTACACTAAAATAtccattattatctttaaatcCTAAATCACCAGAATTATAATAACCTTTATATTTGCTAAacaattgtttaaatttttcatcttttttataaaatgtagTTGCAAAACTTGGTGGcattggtaatttaaatgaaatttcaccaatttcattttcacttAATTCTTTACCATCTACAGGTGATAGTATTACTGGTTTTATGAAAACCGCAGGTACACCACAAGCAGAATATGGGATATTGGGATGACCATAGCCTAAAATATATGTTATTCCAATTTCAGTTTGACCATATCCTCTTGAACATtttactttaattttattttcaatgtaATCTGATAATGATGGATCAGTAGGTTCCCCTCCAAAACATAATACccttaaatttgataaattatattttgatttcAAATTCTCAGCATTAGGATCAGTATTAATTTGGCGTTTAATTTTTCTTGGACATacaaaagatattgaaattttatgtTTTTCCAATGTATTCCAAAAGTTTGTTTCACCAATCTCACCTAAAACAATTGTTTGACCATTTGATAAATATCCATATAGAAAACCatgaaataataaaccacCAATTTTATAATGAGAATGGAATCTTAGAACTAGgttttttataatcattgtactataattgtattttaaaCAAACTATTGAACCATTACTTCTAACAATTGATTTTGCAATTCCTGTTGTTCCACTTGTATGAAGAATATATAATGGGTGATTTGAATCTACTGGTACATATTCATAAAATGGTTTCTGttgattttctttgattttattaatttcattatcccaatttaaacaatttggaattggtttaatgttttgaatgaattttaaatcagattcattaaaatttctaTCATGATTTCTAAAATCAGTAATTACATGATTtggtttaaattttgatatttcaattgcattttttaaatttgttgtaAACTCTACAACTGtatcattaataatagtaaaatttgatgataatattaatttaggTGTTATTTCTTCAATTATACCGACCAATGTATTTATACTATAGCTATCATATATTACACAATGAGTTGCACCAATACGAGCGCATGATAACATTGCAATAATTGGTTCTAATGTTGGTGCCAtacaaattaaaacattgtcatcttttgtaatatttaaatttaaaagtactCTTGAAAATTCACATACTTTTTCAAATAGTTGATTATAAGTCAAttctattgttttttttaaatatggaCATTCATAAATTATTGCCACTTGATCCCTTTTTAATGGATTATTAACATTTATATCCAAAACATTATAacatgaattaaatttacctCCTTGGAACCAATCAGGATAAATTTCATCACCACTGTAGACTTTATCATAAATTTtatcccttttttttttttttattacattttataattatttatatatttataaaaatattttaaaaattataataaaaaaaattaatattacatatattaaaaaaactatcacgaaattatttaaacaatttaaaaaaaaagtaatagtttaccaataaatatttttttttgcaacTTCATCCCAAAATtcatttggtttattatttgcATAATTactatcatttttataattaaatggGTCACTTAATTTATACATatatgaattatttatttgtaagcaaatataatattaatattaataattaaaaaaaaaaaaaaagattaaataacaaaaaaaaaaaaaaaaaaaaaaaaaaaaaaaaaaaaaaaaaaaaaaaaaaaaataaaaataaaaaaaaaccacctttgtttttgtattttaaaaGTGTTGTGGgatgataaaaatttaaacagTTTATTATGTTTATGTTAAGAAAAAATCATCTTGGGTgttaaagtttaaaaaaaaatatagaatattgatttgataaatttattttgttggttcaaataaaatttgtttatattttggTGTGTGGGTGTGCGAGTgttcaaattataataaaactaCACCATACTaacattttaatttgattaaaaaatttagttgTCTTTagtctttttttattaaagtaTCATTCAGAcctaattataatttatatttaataaaaaataataaaattaatatttttgtataataatataaaaataattatgattTACTTAAAAATatgaagatttaaaaaatatatttgataTTTGAAATagtagataaaaaaaataattttagttttcttaaatttaaaaaaataaaaataaaaaaataaaaaaaataaaaataaaaaattaatcacccatgaatataatataaattaataaaatgttactttaattgtatttttatttttaatttaattaaattattttattgagagattattgtttaaataaatttttaattttataaaatatgtTTAAATCACCAACATTTTCAGGTAATTGATAgtttgaatcatttaaataatttgataatataGATCTTGTAATTTTCCCACCCATTGATATTGGTAATTCAggaataattataattttacttAAAAATGTAGATggattaaaatcatttgaaattataaaattaatttcattatttaattggttcatatcaatatgatgatgatcatcagcattttttaaaaccaataaagcaaccaattgatttaatttttcaaaaccaAATGAACAACATTCTAAAACTAATggatgttttaaaattgaatcttcaattttatttaaaataattgatctTCCATCactaaaatttaattgatcttcTAATCTTGAAACCACACTAAAACATCCGTTCTTATCTTTAAATCCTAAATCACCAGAATTATAATAACCTTTATATTTGCTAAACAATTGTTTGAAtctatcatcatttttataaaatgtagCTGCAAAACTTGGTGGcattggtaatttaaatgaaacttcaccaatttcattctcatttaattctttaccaTCTACAGGTGATAATATTACTGGTTTTATGAAAACTGCAGGTAGACCACAAGCAGAATATGGGATTTTGATATGGCCATAGCCTAAAATTAATGTTATTCCACTTTCACTTTGACCATATCCTCTTGAACATTTTActccaattttattttcaatgtaTTCTGAAATTGGTTCTTCAGTAACTTCCCCTCCAAAACATAgcacttttaaatttgataaattaaaatttgattttaaattctcaGCATTAGGATCATATTTAATAAGGTTTCTAATTGTTTTAGGCCATGCAAAAGACATTGAAATTTTATGTTTTTCCAATGTATTCCAAAATTTTGTTACACCACTCTCACTTAAAACAAATGTTTGaccaaatgataaaaatccATATAGAAAACTGTGAAATGTTAAACCACCAACTTTATGATGTGCAAGGAATCTGAGAACTACATCTTTTATCATCATTGCACtataatgatattttaaacaaaCTAGTGAACTATTACTTCTaacaattgattttggttttgCTGTTGTTCCACttgtataaataatatataatggATGATTTGAATCTACTGGTACATATTCATAAAATGGTTTCTGttgattttctttgattttattaatttcactatcccaatttaaagaatttggaattggtttaatactttcaattaaattaaaatcagaTTCTTTAAAAGTTGAATCATAACTtctaaa
It encodes the following:
- the aslN gene encoding AMP-dependent synthetase and ligase domain-containing protein — its product is MYKLSDPFNYKNDSNYANNKPNEFWDEVAKKNIYWDKIYDKVYSGDEIYPDWFQGGKFNSCYNVLDINVNNPLKRDQVAIIYECPYLKKTIELTYNQLFEKVCEFSRVLLNLNITKDDNVLICMAPTLEPIIAMLSCARIGATHCVIYDSYSINTLVGIIEEITPKLILSSNFTIINDTVVEFTTNLKNAIEISKFKPNHVITDFRNHDRNFNESDLKFIQNIKPIPNCLNWDNEINKIKENQQKPFYEYVPVDSNHPLYILHTSGTTGIAKSIVRSNGSIVCLKYNYSTMIIKNLVLRFHSHYKIGGLLFHGFLYGYLSNGQTIVLGEIGETNFWNTLEKHKISISFVCPRKIKRQINTDPNAENLKSKYNLSNLRVLCFGGEPTDPSLSDYIENKIKVKCSRGYGQTEIGITYILGYGHPNIPYSACGVPAVFIKPVILSPVDGKELSENEIGEISFKLPMPPSFATTFYKKDEKFKQLFSKYKGYYNSGDLGFKDNNGYFSVISRIEDQLTLNDGKSIILNKIESSILKHPLVLECCSFALENLNQLVALLVLKNADDHHHIDMNHLKNEINLIISNDFNPSTSLSKIIIIPELPISINGKIIRSVISKFINNSNYQLPENIGDLKLFYNIKNLCKQ
- the aslM gene encoding AMP-dependent synthetase and ligase domain-containing protein — its product is MYILSDPFNYENDSNFANDKPNEFWDEVAKKYIYWDKIYDKVYSGDEIYPDWFQGGKFNSCFNVLDINVNNPLKRDQVAIIYECPYLNKTIELTYNQLFEKVCEFSRVLLNLNITKDDNVLIYMATTLEPIIAMLSCARIGATHCVIYDNYGVNTLVDRIESITPKLILSSSFTIVNDTIVELPTNLKNAIEISKFKPNHVIIHFRSYDSTFKESDFNLIESIKPIPNSLNWDSEINKIKENQQKPFYEYVPVDSNHPLYIIYTSGTTAKPKSIVRSNSSLVCLKYHYSAMMIKDVVLRFLAHHKVGGLTFHSFLYGFLSFGQTFVLSESGVTKFWNTLEKHKISMSFAWPKTIRNLIKYDPNAENLKSNFNLSNLKVLCFGGEVTEEPISEYIENKIGVKCSRGYGQSESGITLILGYGHIKIPYSACGLPAVFIKPVILSPVDGKELNENEIGEVSFKLPMPPSFAATFYKNDDRFKQLFSKYKGYYNSGDLGFKDKNGCFSVVSRLEDQLNFSDGRSIILNKIEDSILKHPLVLECCSFGFEKLNQLVALLVLKNADDHHHIDMNQLNNEINFIISNDFNPSTFLSKIIIIPELPISMGGKITRSILSNYLNDSNYQLPENVGDLNIFYKIKNLFKQ